The Chelmon rostratus isolate fCheRos1 chromosome 9, fCheRos1.pri, whole genome shotgun sequence sequence tgtgcAAAGATGCCGTCAGGTGAGGGGAAGAGTGACATGGAGCGCCTGGGTATCTTTAAAGAGATGAGCTACATCTCTGCAGGGGACAAGTACACTCCACTCACAAACCGTAAGTCTAGTACCTTTTTATCCACCTTCATGGCTTGGTACCACTAGTGGTGAGTAATCACAGTAAATATGACTTGGTATATGTAAACATGTGGTGTCTTCCTTCCATATCCAGGTCCCGTCAATGAGTCAGCCTATCGTGGCCGGCAGATGCAGGCTGGCGTTGCTAAACAACGATGTGCTCTGCAGAGCGGCTTTTTCGACAAGTCTTTCAACCGGATTTTTGAACGTGAGGCACTGAGTGACCCGCTGAGGCTGGCCCGACAGAACCGCATCCAGCAGGCCAAGAAAAACCTGGGCAAGGCCTTCCTGCCCTGCAATGGAGTCAAGAAGCCgtgagagaacacacacacgggcacatgcacagacacgcaacagagaacacacacacaaacgttaACATACATCAAAATATAAACTGTAAGATTGTACATAGAGTAGCTCTGGAGCAGGGGTGGGGAGCCTTCATTAAGGGCCATTTTTATTACTATAGCATCCCACTATACATCCCACACATAACCTCTAATGTGATGGCTGAAACTGCCTCTGCGAGTCTTTACAAGAGTCAGTTGTGAAAAGAACTGCTCTCAGTGGTTGGTTGTCCTGCTTCTAGAACTTGAGTGGAGGGAGGTTGTTGTAGAAAAATTATTTGGGTCGTGGTTTTGCACCCCAGAATTAACAAAATACTCAATACTCAAAACCTCCTCAAGAGCTGCCTTGCTTATTGTTTTCATCATGCAAATCATACACCATGGACCCAACTGTCTACACACGAGCTTTGTTAAAAAGCAAGTATCTTTATAACAATTCACAGGAATTTATTCAGGATCTTGCAGCAGTTACTGTACCTATATCAACTTTAGGGTTGCATGAATTCATGGAATGAACATTGTTATTAGAACATGTACATTTGCTTGTCTACGGAGGTGCAAAGTTAGTTAGATATAATATAGGATATAATATTTAgtgacattaaaataaagcattatcTCAACCCTGATCTAGTTATTCTATGAATTGCTGGACTAAAGCATATCTATCCTTATTATACTGCAGGTAATCACAGAGTAGCACTATCACATGCCTTTCTTACATGCCTTATAGGCTATAAATTAAGAAAACTTACATTTCCATTAGAAGGAATTAAATTCTTGACATAGTCAagtataaatgtaaatgaattcAAACTTGGTTTAGTAATGAATCATTATCTCCCTTGCATAAAAGAAAAGGAACTTAAAGGAAGAAAATATAACTTACTTCAAATAATTGGCTTGCTGCTATATCAGTCCACTCACCGGTCAAACCTGGAAATGTATTAACTTGCCCTTTAAACCTAATGAGTCCTTTTTCAGTACATGAAGTAATAGCACAGAAACAATCTTCAATCTAAAGGCAATGAGTGTCTCTTTAATAGAAATCTAAAGGGGTCCTTAAATGACATATGGgccagcaaaacaaaacaaaggtgtATATAAAGCTCTATATAAGCCCatatagatatctatatatatagatttaTACAGAGAATATCACACAAGCAAGTGACTTGAGGCCAGTGAGCTCAGAGAGTGGGCAACTGGCTCTCACAACTACAACCATCTGAGCCTGCTTCTTAGCTAAACAATAAACAGCCCTGTGCTCTAGATTTAATACACGATAAAAAAACATAACTCCCTCTTTGTTAAATGCAAGACACACATTACTCCCTAAAATAGGGAGTAACACTATGCCATCTAAAACAACCTACTCTTTTGgcatttagctgaaaacagcatAAACCATTTGAGTGAAAACTTGTACAAAACTTCTAACCAAAATCCGCCAAGCTCATAAACATTCATTTGGATGTTAAAACTTCACCATGAGACAGGCAGCATATTTACACATATTAAATATGAATGCCCACCTTGcagtccctcctctgctccagaGACACAGTCTTGGCATATGACACAATCAGAAATTGACATTTTCCAGTGCTCCCCAAGATCgaaagctgctgctttaaacatGGTCTCAGAAGTTTATCAATCCTGACAAGAACAAAATTACAGCTGAAGAATGAATGCTGTCCCTCACTGAATTAACAGATGTTTAAAGTTAAAGCTACTGGTTTTTAGTGCAGTAAACAAGGGGATTCAGTTCAAAAATGTACTTTCCTGTCATGTGACACACTTCTAAAATCATGCACAGTCTCACGTCTACTCATTTGTTTGTACTTACGACTCTTTCTCACTACTCCATaatctctgtctgcctccagcTGTGGTTCAGGTAGTTACTATGGGACACTGTCGGGACCAGTCGAAGCCATGAGTCCAATGTCAGTCGCCCAGAAAGCCCGTCGCTCACCTGGACGCAACATTGTAACCTCACCTCCCAAGAAAGGCAGTGGTTACAGGTTGATGGCAAGAACTCTTTCTAAAGTGCCAAACGAGCAtattttaacttctttttttttctgtgccacTAAAATAACTATGTTACTAGAGGGTGAAAATGCACCCACAAATCTGCAAGCAACTTAATCAAATATTTCAAGATTTTGCATATTATGAATTATGTGACACCTGTTTCAGGACACTCTCTAGCATCCAGTGAACTCATAAATCAAATCTCAAAGCTTTCATGGGAATATAGATCTGTTTTTAAATATAGTTTCTAACACTGTTTATGAATTATActtactttttaaattaaaacatactCTGTGACAAGGTGACTGTGACTAACACATGATGATAATACAAAgtgacagttttattttgtgcagcTGAAGTTAATACCATGTTATCTCCTGCAGCTATCCCAATGTGACACTGTCCAAAATTGAGCTGTATGCCTCAGACCCCTATGACCGAGCCAAAGAAGCACTGAAGGTAACACACTCTGGATTATTACACCTTTGGCTCTGATTTggttttggccatcatttctgTTGTAATGCCATTACACTCACCTAAGTATGGCCAATGGTTCAAGGCCATTTGTGTTAcgggtttttttttcaccagttACATTCTTACAGTAAAAGTAAACTAAGCTAAAAGGTTGACCAGAAAAATAGTTCTACCTTTGGCTTTCTCCATCTGTCATGGCAGCCCCTTGTCCCTTGTTGTAGCAGTGCCTAAAGAGTCTCAATAACTGAGATATGCACATCATCTAAGACACAAGAtggtttttgtttcatttcatttattactGACCTTTAGGTCACCAGGCTAAAACATTACTTTGTTttactctgtctctcctttaaTGTTACCACTGTGCATTGTTGCAGCactttaaacacatttgtggACACAGATTAGAGTTACTTAGTTAGTAATAAACTAGGATTACTCCTTAATTAACTTCTCACTCTAAATATAATAACGTGGTTATTTCAACTGATGCAATTATAAGAAGAACAGTTCATACTCTGACAGACGAGGTTCAATAAAACTGGAAGGTGACACACAGCgataaaggtcaaaggtcagcacttTGAATATGGCTTGCTGTCGGCTGCAAGATTTTGCCTCTCTGTGTTGAAAACCCAGGTTCTTGTTTAACATGAGctttattcatgtgtgtgcatctgtgcatggAACAGAAGGAGACAACAATCCATCAGTCCAAGTTAAGACATGGCCCCTTCAAGATCAACCTTCACCCCCGAGATTATTTCCAAGGCAATCCATACCGCAGTGACAGGCCACTCCCACCGGCACAGAAGCCCCTCCCACCAGGACAGAAAGTCCCTCCTGTCCCCTTCAAGCCCCCGTCCCCGAGCAAAAAGGTGACCATCCCTCTATCTGCCGTACTGCATCTGGATTACAGGGAAGTATTTGACTGAATGACCTGTCATATGTTTgttttatacagtattttactgtacagtctgtgtgtttgtgctgatgtATCTTGTGTTAGATTGGAGGAATGAAAGCAGGGACGTTTGACCCTTATCCCTCACACTCTGCTGACCCGTACGTCATTCGCCGTcccaaaccaaccaatcaacagCCAATTTTCCGTCCTGTTCCTGGTCCTAAGAGTACACCTGTCAAGAGCATCATCACCATCAATGTTAACAGGTGggtccctgtctctctctagcGATCCTCACCTTCTCTGTTCCCACATGGAGGGCTCGCAGGTGCTACTAGTCACCACCTGGACATCACAATGACTTCTCCTCATTTATAGAAAAGTTCCAAATTTAAGGAGGCCTCATTTTACTTGACATTTCTAGGTCGGAAGTTGAGAATTAGTGAGACTGGGACTCGAACATTTTTGATAGTAGCATTATAgtttatgtatataattttgTTATAGATTGCTCCTGCctatttcaaaatgaaaaagaacaagaaaaagaaacccATGATGGAGATGGGTTTGCCTTTTTGAGGGCATATATAGCAAATGGCACCTtgtgtcatttaatttgaattctTCTTTGAACATAGGTCAGACATGGCAATCTGAACTGCTCATAAAGGTCAGTTCTATGTTGTAGGAGGGCCAGCACTCTCTACAGGCCTCAGTGCAACCACGACCGCTCCATGACCTGAGCCACGTCGTTTTGGAATTTTGGAAGGCACAGACAAACGATGCTGTCCTGCCAGTTGAGGCATTACGTCAGAAAACACTTGAGTGTGTCAGTGTAAAGAgcaatttgttgtttgtttcatttagaGGATTTGTTGGCCAGTGAATTATCCCCAAAGTGGCTCAAGATATCCTGAAGTTCCTGATGTCTGATATTAATTTGCCATATAGTACATGGCAaagttctgtttcttttttactcctgaaatggatttaaaaataaataaatatataatataatataatataatataatataatataatgtaatataatataatataatataatataatagaaTATAAGAATCATTGACTTTGGATtaactttgacattttcaagACATTATTAGTTGAATGGTAAATATGACATCATATTCCATTTAAGTTGTACTTTGTTCCAGAGGACAGCTGTAATTTCAGCTGCTATCTTCAGCAAGAACACTAATAACTAGTTTGTAAAGAATATGTCAAACAAATTTGATTTGAAATCTTTTTCtaacttgttttttcttctttgtttcagGACTGTGCACACTGCAAACTACACCTCAGCCATTCCAACTGTGATGACCCTCTGACTACATTACCCATACTGCACCAACACTGACTGACTCTTTTACCTGCTGCATACAGTACTTTAGAAGTTATTTTACTGCATCTGCTTCACTATCAGCCATCATGAGATTCCTACAGATGTGCCTTAAAAGGTCTTTCTTTCAACGTGAAGACAATACAGCTTCAGCCATCTTCATGAACATTTgcttctttcctttccctgttttttttttgtcttgcattCTGTGACATGATGCCTTTACTAAGAGACTATAGACTACAGCAGTATGTCTTTGGAAGTTGTCTATACTGGTTTCCTGTGATGAACTGGATGATAGTTGATTGTATTATATTTCAGAAACTTGGTTGTGCTGTACTTACAATCTACAGAAAGGATGCTGGGATATGCGTTGTTCTGCTGAGAACATGGTAAACAAAGCTGGCTGCCTGTTAAAAAGTATTAAGTCGTCTCCCGTGTTTTGTAGCACTGAGCACACCACAATGGTCATGTGGTCTTCTTGATTTACTGTGCATTGGTAAAGCAGACCCTGATGTCCATATATACTCATAACTCTGAATattaatgcaaacacactgtggaATTTATGTGAAAactatttaatttaaaacaaaaagcaagtgTACAGTAACACAAGCCTTGACCTGTAAATGCATTAATCACATCTTAATGATATTAACAACTATTAACAGTTATTGTGTGAGACATGACACTTTGGCTAAATATATAAAGATTACCCACTGAATGAAATAAGCTTAAACATCAGACATTTCTCATCTcatcagacattttgacatatcATAGCTTTTATAAGGAGCTGGTTCAGAATGCGTAATGTTTTCTCtgtatgtaaaaaataaatgggAGTCGAGGAGAAATCCTGGtcaaacaaagtgaaatgaatcGAGGAACCCAGACGGACCCACAGAGTGGAATAAACTTTCTCCAGTGAACGCTGAACGTGTACGTCAGGCTGCTATCCGGCTCATGATTGGTCGACAACGCTGCTCAGAGGACGATCTCTGGGAGAGCTTCCGTTTCCCAGAATGCACAGCGGCAAACTGCACTTTATAAATGTAGCGGTGACTTCCGGTCTGCCTCTCCTGTGGTGGAACCGTGCTTGACACATGGGCGTCCGACTTTCTGTTAACTACGGTAAGTATTTCAGGTCTTGGTGTACTCATTTTAAGAAATATACATTGTTGGATGAAATAAAACCCTCACTAGTGAGTGAAGCAGTTAACCCGTAGTTGTGtaatttagctttttagctAAAATGATCGCCTTCCGTTAGGTCTGTGCAGAAATGGCGGTTTTATATGAGTTAGCGTCACAACATCGTGAATGTATAGTGAACTCTTCATGATTTTTGTAGGCGATATGTTTCTGGTCAGAAAACCGCGGAAGTGTGCAACACGAGAGCTCTGGAGTGCACAAACTTAGCCGCTCTTAGTTAAAATAGATACCGTTCACAATTGTGCACAATGTTGACGGTGGACAACTAGGAAAACATGctaaaaagagaaattaaaccTTCAGGTGTTGTAGACAAAGTGAGAGGTGCGTACCGTGGTATGGTTAGGTTTGTCATGCCCACTCCTACTGGATGAGACGATCCTGAATGGGGCTATCAAACCTGCGAAATGCTAACAAGCCGCCCACAACGTTTCCAAACCAGttttaaaaatggctgaaacACTATAGAAATTGCCTCGGTGGATCCTTGCAGGGTGTCTGGTCTCGAGACAAAACTTcaatatgtgcatgttttacCAATCGACACTTCCTTCCAATGAAATCTGTCTTTGGAAAGCTTCAAAATTatagaaaatgcatttaaaataaaaaaaagtgcttttacCTACAGCTAAGCTGTTTGATAAGTGGAGTCGTATCTTAACATGTGACTGGCCACTATCAGTGAATATGAAGCAGCATTTTTGATGTATCAAAGTAGGAAATCTGAATCCAAAGTGTATATATCTTTGCAGTCCTATGGTGTGTAAAACAGTATCATCTTAAAGCTGGAGTTGCATTAGTGTTTTCCCTGCATATTGAAGGGCTGTTACtccacagcaggaaacagatgCTCATTGTAGACTACTGCCCACTGAGTTTGATTGGTTGACCTACTTCATTTTGCACTAATGAGACTTTCATGTTGTCCCTTTCAGAGATGCTGGGTCCCCTGCTGAACCCATGTTGAGGCGGAGTGGCAGCCATGGGATAGTTACTAACCTGCTTTGCCTTTGGGACTAAAGGTAAATACAAGCTGTGAATGACATATTACAGGAAAAAAGCACAAGATTGCATTTGATCACTTTTGACTGACAAGGGGCGCACCGATTTAGTGACATGACAATGAGAGTTAAGGATGCAGGGGGTAGATTGTTCAGTGATGGACCTCTGCACAAGGCTCTGCTTTGTTATTGTAGCAGAACACGCGTGGTGGTTCCCTCCCTTCCACCCCAGCTCTAAGTCAGCTGACCAGGCAGTCTGTGTCTGGCTCAGTGTTACAGTGCTGGTAGATGAAGCCTCTGGACGTGGTCTCAGCTGTGCAGGCTCTGTTTTAGAGTCTGCTGCTTCAGAGATGCTGCAGAGCGCGGCCCGACGAGAGTGGCCTGTCCTGGACAACAGCAGGGCAGGCCTAGTGCAGGGCCGCACATTCACATAGTGATGCCACAAGGGGTGTTTTACTTTCCATGATATTGCCAGTTCCTGTTGAAAGTTTTAGCTGTGCTTGTAGGTTGAGAAAAAATATCGACTggtaattgattttttttttttcaccaataATGTGATTTAAGTCATTCCAAGTTATTTGTGGTGCAATTAATGTAGTTCCTCCAAGGGATCAGTTTCTAAACCAGTAAAAGGAGCCAACCTCTAGAAAAGTCAGACTTGAACTATAGTGTCCTACAGCTTTGGACATTTGTTACATATTACCTAAATCCTAATTCAAATTGTGGCTCCTGAAATTTTAAAATTGCACCTTCAATCCCAATTTTTTTATAAAAACGATTATAGTTCCAGCCCTAATAGCACCCAATTAATTCAGAGACAGGCACGAGAACTGCAGTATGACCTTCGACATAAACATGGCCTGAAGCGCTCTTACTGCGACTGTATCCCAGTTCTGTTTGTCACTTGTGATGATATTACAATTGGTTTGGAACTACAAGGACTTGGAATTTAATGACTCAACTCTCATCTGACATGTCAGTTCAAAGTGGAGCCAGATTGTTTGAAAGGTTACCAAAAATCAGACAAATGGTAACTCGAAGCCTTTGTAAACTTGTCTGaaccaaacatttcttttccttgaATGTTTTGCAGGCAGGGCCTCTGAGCTGTGGTGTGGAGCTGACAGTCATGCTGCTGGCTGACTGAAGGTGAGTGTGGCTGAACCACACATACCTTTTTATATTAAAACAGTCATGTTACATGCTGTGATGACTGAAATTATAACACATCATGCAGACAAACACCATGGTGAACTTTGATCCCTGAGCATAGCAGCTGACTGTCAGCAGTGATCAGTAGTTTGGTTCTGGTTGTACTGACTGCTCATTTCTCTACAGGAGCATGTGGAGCAGCTGGCCTGCAGGGGGCGGTAAACACCTACAAAGAACTGAGACTCACCAAGGTACGGATGACTGTCAGTGTGGATACAGAAGGCATTCACAGTATTCTGTATGTTGTGTGTAGAGACAGAGTAAACCCAATCTGTACTGCCGTGGCAgagacctcctcctctctgctgtggaaTCTTAGTATTGGGAGAGAAACCTCGGGACTTTGGCACAGGTTTAAGTAAAAACCATTTACCAGAACCTGACTGAAGACCTGAAACAAGCTTCTAATAGTAATAGTCTGACAGTAAACTTAGGTGTGAGCTGTCTGGTAatacttgtgttttttgtttttcagtgtgttcagagtTATGCTGCCATGCTGCTCTGAATGAAGTGCCTGACTCAGTCACCTTCAGGGATGTGACTGTGCTGCAAGTTATCAGTACACCCCATGTTTCAACCATGTCTGCTCCACCTGATTGAGGTTGCAGCTGTTAATAGaacttgttttaaacattttgttggATGTCCTGAGGGCATCACCTGCGTTTGACATCTACAGGAAATTATTGCATCGGCATGAACAGAATGAAACTCTGGTCTTTGAATTAAGGTGCAACTTGTATTAAAAGGTTGGATGAGCATTTCTAACTGGAAGACGTGACAGGCATtggtttctatttatttttattatgtttttttcacGCAATTTTATTACAGGATCATGGAGAGAGGTGCATCAGTGAATGTGTCTTTGGTAGGGTTCGAACCTGTTCAACCCATTCAAGTGATGCACTGATGCTACACAAAGTTTctcatatttgtgtgtattgttttttacCTGTACACTTGACCTCATTGGAAATGAGGGCATTCTTTCACTAATTGAAGATTTAAATGTTGAATGAGGGGGAAAATTATCTAAATTATGAACAAATGTTTGAATAAAATTTGATCTTGCAGCACCTCAATATCCAGTTTGGTGATTTGTTTTAGGTTAACAAATTTTCAGATCTGAATCAAAGGCCTCAAGAATAAATCCGGTGTCATAGtcaggtttttattttactttcaacAAATGCCATGTGTTAGCTTGTCAATACCTCTGACCTTCCTACCCTGTCTGactgctccatctctctgctgaAGATTTTGATTGCAGGTCAAAGTACTCTGTGTCTGATacttggtgctgggcaggtagtgtacagtatCTTTATCAGAGCGTTTTCATTGACAGCAGTGAAACTGCAGCTTAGAAACAAGGTTAACAAGAGCAGCGAGACTGAATCAAAACAGTAAATTTGTGGActgcaaaaccaatgagctgaaagatgccaAAAACACCCTGTAGAGCTGAGGGCGCCTGAATAGTCAGatcattttttgtgtatttattactGTGAGTTAACACCTTTTACAGTACAGGTGGCCATGTGATcacctgttgaaaaaaatgttgattaggACAGATTTAAGATGGTAAAAAGAACAGCTACACTGTGGCAGTCACTGACTTGCATAAGCATGCAAATGTTCtaatatttagcttttttttttgctgttatgaATAAAAAACCAATTGGCAAATGGCAAAAGggaacacagagacagagaaatgtaaaaGCAACACTATTTAACTATGTGACAAAATAGTCTTTGGTTGATATCTGTCAATTCTGTTGATATAGTGTCATGACAAGAGAGAATATAGATGAACAAATCTTCATCAGAACAAACCGTGttacactcactcacactgacCAACAACAATATAAACAACTGACCCCAGATGACAAACGTCATGTTTAACTGAAAATCATTTTCAGGTTTCTACAATAAAGGAAAGATCAGCCAGAAAGGGACATTACATAACTGATAGTATGCTGCGTGTTTGATACTAGGTTTAAATATTACCTAAAACCAGTAGGTGGCAGTGTGGTCACAGAAAATGGCCTAATGAGTTGTCTTAGTGCAGAGTTGTGGCTGGCATGGAACAACTCATCAGTGCATGATGCACCTATGCCACACAGTTTATTAAAAGGCTGTACATGTGTCAGCTCCGACAGCCTGACTtaaaaccatcatcatcatcattgttattattattattattattattattattattattattattttattattttatttttttagataaacagcagcacaggtaAGATGCACAGAATTAGTTGAATTTATTCTGGGTCCAACACATACTCAGTGTTAGCCTATATATTAGAAATCAAGTGCTTACTGTCGTCTCACATCGctgaaaaagtaaataaataaataaatccaagcATGGCAGACAGGATGTCAAATCCCTTTGGGGAAATGCTAATTAGGGGCCGCTTATTTCATAGCAAACTCCGTTGAAAAATAGGAACAAttcatttcaacaaaataaaattccaaTGGGCTTGTTAACATAAGTTTACACTCTATGATTACTATCACACCATTTCAGGAGCAACGCTTTAATTCAAAGCGTATATAATGTACAAAGAAGCATTTATAGGATCTTTTATAGGCTTTTAGAAATACTACCTAGTAATGTGTAAACACCATATATAAGTAGTTCATGATAACTGAAATAAAACGTGGTTCAGTGTAGCCTGCTGTTCACAGGTCAGTGAGACGACATTAAACCGTAAAGTTTTTGAACGTAGTCTGGCAGGACGCTGTCAGTGGTCAGGACTGAGCGAAGGCTGGTTTAGCAGCGGAGGCGGAGTTTTTCTGCCTTAAGTTAACGGAGTTCAGCAGATTTTCTCTGAGAAGGAGTCAACACTGAAAGTCTTCAAGGCAaagtggagaagaaaaaggtAAGGTAAGCCATCTGATACGATAAAACGGGTACTGGTGTAGAAAACCTCACTTCTGACGCACTAAATCTTTGCAACAACTTCGCCAAACCTcgattttgtttttctttttaacattgtGCGTAAAAACGCTTGCTTGGCAAAAACAAGTGAGACGGATGTTTTTATCACGAGTTGTAGCCTCCTGTCCAACAGCTGCGGCCCCGGAGCAAAGGCTGATCAGCAGAGGACAACAATCCGACCGTCTTCATGTCCTGATGGAGGAATGCGTTGAAATGCAAAGTCACAGCTCACATTTGGTTCAATTTGTTTCGTGGTCTACCTCTTGGTGCATCGTGTAGGTACCAACATGTTTGCAAAAGTTCAACCTCTCCGCTTTTAGCTCAAGAGTTATTAGGCTGGTAAATTCACCAAAACATGAGTGGAGTTTGGTGCCGCCGCCTCTTCACGTTAAAGTTCAGTTGCATTTTCTGCGTATGTCAGCAGGTCACACAGTGCTGCTTCTGGTCTGTTTCAGTTCGTCCTCTATAGCTGCAGAGTCCCGTGTCCTGATGTCATTTCACTGTGGATGAAGAGGATGTCCCTTTACGGGGGGATTATTCTGATATTTGGATGTTTTCCTCAGCTGTAGGGAGGGGGGTCATTAAGGAGGACGCCTGCAGCTTCCATCTGACACCAGAGTGACATGAGGCGCTTTCTCAAT is a genomic window containing:
- the c9h4orf47 gene encoding UPF0602 protein C4orf47 homolog, with translation MPSGEGKSDMERLGIFKEMSYISAGDKYTPLTNRPVNESAYRGRQMQAGVAKQRCALQSGFFDKSFNRIFEREALSDPLRLARQNRIQQAKKNLGKAFLPCNGVKKPCGSGSYYGTLSGPVEAMSPMSVAQKARRSPGRNIVTSPPKKGSGYSYPNVTLSKIELYASDPYDRAKEALKKETTIHQSKLRHGPFKINLHPRDYFQGNPYRSDRPLPPAQKPLPPGQKVPPVPFKPPSPSKKIGGMKAGTFDPYPSHSADPYVIRRPKPTNQQPIFRPVPGPKSTPVKSIITINVNRTVHTANYTSAIPTVMTL